A segment of the Lolium perenne isolate Kyuss_39 chromosome 3, Kyuss_2.0, whole genome shotgun sequence genome:
AAAGAACAGAAAAAGCACACTCCATAAGGCCTTGTTTGGTAGTGGAGTAttagtggggattagtggggataatccCCTAGGGGATTGGGTTAATCCCCACCTGTCACTCAATCCCCACAAATATTATCCCCTGCCAATCCCCAATCCCCTGTTTTGAAAAACACGCATTTGGTACTCAGGGTTTGTGCACAAGCTCAAGCTCATAACAGCAAGACAAGAAACAATGAAGATATTTCAGCGTAAGTTACAAAAGATTCAATTTTTATGGCAACAATTTAACCCAAGTCTGTATAGTAAACATCCAACATGCATCAGGAATTAAAACACAAATTTTCAGTCATGTAATGCGCAACGGTTCGGCATAAATTAGGAGACTCTGTTCATTTTGGAAACTCTTGGAAACTCTGTTCATTTTGTTCATGTGATCTTCAAAAAACATCCATGTATCGTCAGCTGAAATAGCAAAAACAGTGAAGCGGAATTAGATCAATCCAACAGCAAGATCAAGAAGACAATTCTTTGTATAAAACttgaaaatagaaaaaataatGAAACACCGGCTTCAAGTTTCACTAGCAAGAATCGGTTTTACATTGAAGTGCAGGATAAACACATGGCAAGCTCAGTCATAGAAAAGAAGATGCATATGCGTTAAACAAATTGAGCAAGCTACTCTATGCGTGCTTGTTTGGACATCAAAATCACAGGTTATAGCGCCCAAAAAGATCTGCAGATTTACTACTCGGCATATCGTGCTAAGTTCTTAGCCAATGCAGTCTTATCATGCCTCCGCAGCGAGAACTAGGCAAACAACAGACCGGTTTCTGCAGCGAAAACAATAGATGCTGAATATACCACTGCCTTGTCTACGTGCCATCGTAGTTACCGAATATACCATCGCCTTGTCTACGCAATGTTGGACAGAAGACACACATGCACTTACTATAAACCATTGGCACTTTCAGGTCTTTCTATGAAACAAAATTTCATGGATGCAGTCTCCACTGATTTTGCACACAATTTTCATCATAAAACTATTTTAGGAATGGTAAATACTCCAGGAAAGTGAGCTACATACTCCAGGAATAAAAGGACCATGTATTGTGATTAAAATGACCATGTATTGTGACTTCCCATCATTCTAAGCATCCAGTATGGTTATAGTACAACAGCAAAGCATGCATTTTTCTGGTACCGTGAAGTAGCAATGTTAGTTGTTGACTAGCAGGAGAAATTAAAAACAACATACTAGGGCGACATATATATAAACACTGGTTCCAACATGTATACTCAAAAGTCTCAAGATGCCTAGCAATGAAATGAGAATAAAGCTATTGAATTGTTAAGTGCCTTTGTAATAAAGGGAGAGAGACAATGAGGCTATTACCTCATGGTAACATGGCCATCTCACCATTAAGCCAAGCTAGTGCACTGCCATCATTATCCTCGACGGAGCTGAGAAATATCTCGCGATTATCGACACTTTTGAAGACCACAAAGGCTTTTGGTTTTTTAGCAGGATCAAAACCTTCCAAGGTTCTCAAGGCAGCGATGCATTTGCTTATGGTGAATTGTTGAGCAGCTTCATTGTTGACTTCTTtctctttgatgttgacaaaccggTCAATGACTCCAACTAATGCATCTCCAGTACTCTTAGGTTTCATCTTGGGGCTGCTCTTGCGTTTTCTTGGCTTGTTTGTTGAGGGACCAGCACCATTTCTTTGATTCGCCTCTACACTTGTCACACTAGCTTGTGTTTGAGTAGCCAGTACATGCTCCAACCCAGCCTCCAACCCAACCTGTCTTTGGTTGACCTGATTATCCTGTACATGCTCCACATGTGGTTGCTCTAAGATCTCGAAATCAGCATCCCTattttcatcatcatcatcagaatCAGTTTCGATATCCATGTGTGGTTTTTGGTCAGCGGTAGAGGTAAAGTTGAAGTTTCCCTC
Coding sequences within it:
- the LOC127327045 gene encoding uncharacterized protein; the encoded protein is METKGSNTVHPAPKTVCKKRKSPKQGKKKSPKQRKMKSPQGAKPRAQWNILLEKSLVEILHEHDTPYHRGQNGWSGESWSAMVDMFHRRNPHVRFDKSQVHDKEKELKRDYRMLKDALGQSGVGWNESKFMLDAEPHLWDNLAISFGPRILKFKKKPFPLYETLANLYHKHTAEGNFNFTSTADQKPHMDIETDSDDDDENRDADFEILEQPHVEHVQDNQVNQRQVGLEAGLEHVLATQTQASVTSVEANQRNGAGPSTNKPRKRKSSPKMKPKSTGDALVGVIDRFVNIKEKEVNNEAAQQFTISKCIAALRTLEGFDPAKKPKAFVVFKSVDNREIFLSSVEDNDGSALAWLNGEMAMLP